Proteins encoded by one window of Azoarcus sp. PA01:
- a CDS encoding FAD-dependent oxidoreductase, giving the protein MEQTQYLIVGSSHAALEAISAIRMHDAEGTLTVVTRDAHLPYSPTVLPYVVSGKSAPERVFLRDDDFFARNAVSYRPGAGLAALHADANTAELADGTRVGYDKLLLATGTSPAIPPIPGIDTVSYHVLRTLDDALGLREAIAQSRQAVVLGAGLVGMHAAENLVKAGASVTIVEMSDQLTAGYFDKVAAQMIEQAFTDNGAKILTGSRVVRLEPSPVGARLTLANGTTLEADLLLVATGVKPNLEYLNGSGVAFDHGILVDDTMRTSVANVWAAGDCAQAKHFFSPTPRVNAILPSATEQGRLAGMAMAGDAGIKPYAGGVPLNTYHFFGRHAISVGSSEAPEGSEVLTRFDEKTGRYLKAIFRDGRLAGIFGVNEFFDGGIMAQLIVRRMDLTAVKERLVADPLKVGRELMSRTWR; this is encoded by the coding sequence ATGGAACAGACCCAATACCTGATCGTCGGCAGCAGCCACGCGGCGCTCGAGGCGATCAGCGCGATCCGCATGCATGACGCGGAAGGCACGCTGACGGTGGTGACGCGCGACGCGCACCTGCCGTATTCGCCGACCGTGCTGCCGTATGTCGTGTCCGGAAAATCCGCGCCCGAGCGCGTGTTCCTGCGCGACGACGACTTCTTCGCGCGCAACGCGGTGAGCTACCGGCCGGGGGCCGGGCTCGCCGCGCTGCACGCGGACGCGAACACCGCGGAACTTGCCGACGGCACGCGCGTCGGCTACGACAAGCTCTTGCTCGCGACCGGCACGTCGCCCGCGATCCCGCCGATCCCCGGTATCGACACCGTCTCGTACCACGTGCTCCGGACGCTCGACGACGCGCTCGGGCTGCGCGAAGCGATCGCGCAGTCGCGCCAGGCGGTCGTGCTCGGCGCCGGGCTCGTCGGCATGCACGCCGCGGAGAACCTGGTCAAGGCGGGCGCGAGCGTCACGATCGTCGAGATGAGCGACCAGCTCACCGCGGGCTACTTCGACAAAGTGGCCGCGCAGATGATCGAGCAGGCGTTCACCGACAACGGCGCGAAGATCCTCACCGGCAGCCGCGTCGTGCGCCTCGAGCCCTCGCCCGTGGGCGCGCGCCTGACGCTCGCCAACGGCACCACGCTCGAAGCCGATCTCTTGCTCGTCGCCACCGGCGTCAAGCCGAACCTCGAGTATCTCAATGGCAGCGGCGTCGCGTTCGACCACGGCATCCTCGTCGACGACACGATGCGCACGAGCGTCGCCAACGTCTGGGCGGCAGGCGACTGCGCGCAGGCGAAGCATTTCTTCTCGCCGACGCCGCGCGTCAACGCGATCCTGCCTTCGGCGACCGAGCAGGGGCGTCTGGCCGGCATGGCGATGGCGGGCGATGCGGGCATCAAGCCTTACGCGGGCGGCGTGCCGCTCAACACCTACCACTTCTTCGGCCGGCATGCGATCTCGGTCGGCTCGAGCGAAGCGCCCGAAGGCAGCGAGGTGCTGACCCGCTTCGATGAAAAAACCGGACGTTACCTGAAAGCGATCTTCCGCGACGGGCGGCTCGCCGGCATCTTCGGCGTCAATGAATTCTTCGACGGCGGCATCATGGCGCAGCTGATCGTGCGGCGCATGGACCTCACGGCAGTCAAGGAGCGCCTGGTCGCCGACCCGCTCAAAGTCGGCCG